Proteins from a single region of Symphalangus syndactylus isolate Jambi chromosome 12, NHGRI_mSymSyn1-v2.1_pri, whole genome shotgun sequence:
- the EDN2 gene encoding endothelin-2 isoform X2, with amino-acid sequence MVSVPTTWCSIALALLVALHEGKDQAAATLEQPASSSHAQGTHLRLRRCSCSSWLDKECVYFCHLDIIWVNTPEQTAPYGLGNPPRRQRRSLPRRCQCSSARDPACATFCLRRPWDISTVKSLFTKRQQEAMRELRPTHSRWRKR; translated from the exons ATGGTCTCCGTGCCTACCACCTGGTGCTCCATCGCGCTAGCCCTGCTCGTGGCCCTGCATGAAG GGAAGGACCAGGCTGCTGCCACCCTGGAGCAGCCAGCGTCCTCATCTCATGCCCAAGGCACCCACCTTCGGCTTCGCCGTTGCTCCTGCAGCTCCTGGCTCGACAAGGAGTGTGTCTACTTCTGCCATTTGGACATCATCTGGGTGAACACCCCCGA ACAGACAGCTCCTTACGGCCTGGGAAACCCGCCAAGACGCCAGCGCCGCTCCCTGCCAAGGCGCTGTCAGTGCTCCAGCGCCAGGGACCCCGCCTGTGCCACCTTTTGCCTTCGAAGGCCCTG GGACATTTCCACAGTCAAGAGCCTCTTCACCAAGCGACAACAGGAGGCCATGCGGGAGCTGCGGCCCACACATTCCAGGTGGAGGAAGAGATAG
- the EDN2 gene encoding endothelin-2 isoform X1, whose protein sequence is MVSVPTTWCSIALALLVALHEGKDQAAATLEQPASSSHAQGTHLRLRRCSCSSWLDKECVYFCHLDIIWVNTPEQTAPYGLGNPPRRQRRSLPRRCQCSSARDPACATFCLRRPWTEAGAVLSRKSPADTFQTGKTGATTGELLQRLRDISTVKSLFTKRQQEAMRELRPTHSRWRKR, encoded by the exons ATGGTCTCCGTGCCTACCACCTGGTGCTCCATCGCGCTAGCCCTGCTCGTGGCCCTGCATGAAG GGAAGGACCAGGCTGCTGCCACCCTGGAGCAGCCAGCGTCCTCATCTCATGCCCAAGGCACCCACCTTCGGCTTCGCCGTTGCTCCTGCAGCTCCTGGCTCGACAAGGAGTGTGTCTACTTCTGCCATTTGGACATCATCTGGGTGAACACCCCCGA ACAGACAGCTCCTTACGGCCTGGGAAACCCGCCAAGACGCCAGCGCCGCTCCCTGCCAAGGCGCTGTCAGTGCTCCAGCGCCAGGGACCCCGCCTGTGCCACCTTTTGCCTTCGAAGGCCCTG GACTGAAGCCGGGGCAGTCCTAAGCCGGAAGTCCCCTGCAGACACGTTCCAGACTGGCAAGACAGGGGCCACTACAGGAGAGCTTCTCCAAAGGCTGAG GGACATTTCCACAGTCAAGAGCCTCTTCACCAAGCGACAACAGGAGGCCATGCGGGAGCTGCGGCCCACACATTCCAGGTGGAGGAAGAGATAG